Proteins encoded together in one Corvus hawaiiensis isolate bCorHaw1 chromosome 15, bCorHaw1.pri.cur, whole genome shotgun sequence window:
- the CCNG1 gene encoding cyclin-G1 — MIDTLASGEARDLLLQLPAMLELELRAQPRAAGLRLLEAAHDNGLRMTARLRDFEVKDLLSLTQFFGFHTETFSLAVNFLDRFLSKMKVQPKHLGCVGLSCFYLAVKASEEERNVPLATDLIRISQYRFTVSDMMRMEKIILEKLCWKIKATTAFQFLQLYHSFIHENLSCERGKYLNFERLETQLKACHCRIMFSKAKPSVLALSIMALEIEEQKLLELTEALEFLQLHSKINNRELTFWKELVLKCLMEYSSSKCSKPNVQKLKWIVSGRTARQLKHSYYRITHLPTIPETTS; from the exons ATGATCGATACCCTGGCGAGCGGCGAGGCTCGggacctgctgctccagctccccgcaatgctggagctggagctgcggGCTCAGCCCCGGGCCGCCGGCCTCAGGCTGCTCGAGGCTGCCCACGACAATGGCCTGCGAATGACCGCACGGCTGCGAGACTTCGAAGTGAAAGATCTCCTCAGCTTAACTCAGTTCTTTGGCTTCCACACTGAGACGTTCTCGTTAGCTGTGAATTTCTTAGATAGATTCTTATCAAAAATGAAG GTACAGCCTAAACACTTGGGCTGTGTTGGACTCAGCTGCTTCTACTTGGCTGTGAAGGCAtcagaagaagagagaaatgtgCCCTTAGCCACTGACTTAATTCGAATAAGCCAGTATAGGTTCACTGTTTCAGATATGATGAGAATGGAGAAAATCATATTGGAGAAATTGTGTTGGAAAATCAAAGCTACAACAGCCTTCCAATTTCTACAGCTCtatcattcattcattcatgaGAATTTAAGCTGTGAAAG GGGAAAATACCTTAATTTTGAGAGACTTGAGACACAGCTAAAGGCCTGTCACTGCAGAATCATGTTTTCTAAAGCCAAG ccTTCTGTCTTGGCACTGTCTATTATGGCACTAGAGATAGAAGAACAAAAACTGCTGGAGTTGACGGAGGCATTGGAATTTCTGCAATTACATTCCAAG ATAAATAACAGAGAATTGACCTTCTGGAAGGAGCTGGTGTTAAAGTGCCTTATGGAATATTCCTCAAGCAAGTGTTCCAAACCAAAtgtgcagaaattaaaatggatTGTGTCTGGACGTACAGCTCGGCAGCTTAAACATAGCTACTACAGAATAACACACCTTCCTACCATTCCAGAGACCACCTCATAA
- the NUDCD2 gene encoding nudC domain-containing protein 2 yields MSAPFEERSGVVPCGTPWGRWYQTLEEVFIEVRVPPGTRAKDVRCSLRSRHIALAVRGQELLQGKLFDSTVTDEGTWTLEDRQLIRIVLMKTNRDAGNCWTSLLENEYAADPWVQDQMQRKLTLERFQRENPGFDFSGAEISGNYSKGGPDFSSLEK; encoded by the exons ATGTCGGCTCCGTTCGAGGAGCGCAGCGGGGTGGTGCCCTGCGGAACGCCCTGGGGCCGCTGGTACCAGACGCTGGAGGAGGTGTTCATCGAGGTGCGCGTCCCGCCGGGCACCCGTGCCAAGGACGTGCGCTGCAGCCTGCGGAGCCGGCACATCGCGCTGGCCGTGCgcgggcaggagctgctgcag GGTAAGCTTTTTGACTCTACAGTAACTGATGAAGGAACATGGACCTTAG AAGACAGGCAGCTGATACGAATTGTTCTAATGAAGACAAATAGAGACGCTGGAAATTGTTGGACATCTCTGTTAGAAAATGAATATGCTGCTGATCCTTGGGTGCAGGACCAGATGCAAAGGAAACTTACACTGGAGCGATTCCAAAGAGAA AACCCTGGATTTGACTTCAGTGGGGCAGAAATTTCTGGAAACTACAGCAAAGGAGGACCAGACTTTTCTAGTCTTGAAAAGTAA
- the HMMR gene encoding hyaluronan mediated motility receptor, translating into MASVRAPLGRQLHLHRDGSAACAPLQGSRNVKPSDGARSLLSSEACQGVRKQKSETNLSSEKSAPTPVTARRLISLGSTPANGIVKIKKDLMLVKEKKKQKALEKEIRALVRERGEQDKKLQALDEDFVKIEAKLSAAVQEKTSLSANVACLKKQLLELTRSNELLKSKLSEDGVQKKMSSLCMELMKLRNMRDAKEKTALAKQEDMEMKLQEVQRNLEHSKGKVAQLQEKLSATEREKVEEKSDTEKLLEYITELSSVAETAEKYKLEVAQMEETLSKKDQDIEILKNTLKTKEEESCKLMKELNERCQLLQQEKEKELSETKGQFLSMNAEIEDLKKKIDLAEQEHEKLLQKHEEVISQLQQEKESSASMQQKLLEIEEEVTSERHLLEKELNDTMKELNKLHAKEKKAEKLVKRLEQEIKSQRLELAQMEEKLTGKNAELEQIKEMHSSAVLQIQEEHSNTLQKLGKAVADFESYKKASAEEICNFKLENTSLREEVANLKKVGQENLQLLQEAEYTKNKANEECARMLLEVQTKLALKEAETQRTKESCLAQMTKLQEKLEEQTEDLKRELEAERLRKTVSEDVTSSLKKEIQTWRKLYEDLHNKVKPFQQQLDAFEAEKNALLEEHGAAQEELNKLSDAYAKLLGHQNMKQKIKHVMKLKEDNAHLKQEVSKLRALLAKEKQTNRHLQEQLCAVQGIKRFDPSKAFQHDSKENIPPKTPLKEGNKNKI; encoded by the exons ATGGCTTCTGTGCGCGCGCCGCTTGGCCGTCAGCTCCATCTCCACCGTGATGGCAGTGCTG CATGTGCCCCCCTGCAAGGATCCCGTAATGTTAAGCCATCAGATGGAGCGAGAAGTTTGCTGTCCTCTGAAGCATGCCAAGGGGTTAGGAAACAGAAGA GTGAGACAAATCTGAGCAGTGAGAAGAGTGCACCCACCCCAGTAACTGCAAGGAGACTCATATCTCTTGGATCAACG CCGGCTAATGGGATTGTGAAGATTAAAAAAGATCTTATGcttgtgaaagagaaaaagaaacagaaggcaCTGGAGAAGGAG ATCCGTGCATTAGTGAGAGAACGTGGAGAGCAGGATAAAAAACTTCAGGCTCTGGATGAAGATTTTGTTAAGATTGAAGCAAAGCTGAGTGCTGCAGTTCAGGAGAAAACCTCTCTTTCGGCAAATGTTGCATGCctgaaaaaacagcttttgGAGCTAACAAGAAGCAATGAACTACTGAAGTCAAAG CTGTCTGAAGATGGtgtgcagaagaaaatgagCAGCCTGTGCATGGAGTTGATGAAGCTCAGAAACATGAGGGATGCTAAGGAAAAG actgcaCTGGCAAAGCAGGAAGACATGGAAATGAAGCTGCAGGAAGTGCAGAGAAATCTAGAGcattcaaaaggaaaagtagcACAGTTACAAGAAAAACT GTCTGCTACTGAGAGAGAGAAAGTTGAAGAAAAGTCTGACACTGAAAAACTTCTGGAATATATCACGGAGCTCAG TAGTGTTGCAGAAACAGCTGAGAAATACAAACTGGAAGTCGCCCAGATGGAGGAGACACTGAGTAAGAAAGACCAAGATATTGAGATCCTGAAGAATACCCTCaaaacaaaagaggaagaatCATGTAAATTGATGAAAGAACTTAATGAGAGGTGTCAACTGCTTCAACAAGAGAAAG AGAAAGAGTTGTCTGAGACCAAAGGACAGTTCCTGAGTATGAATGCTGAAATAGaagacctgaaaaaaaaaattgatttggCAGAACAAGAACACGAAAAACTGCTTCAGAAGCATGAGGAGGTCATCTCTCAGCTGCAGCAAGAGAAG GAGTCATCTGCATCAATGCAGCAGAAGTTACTGGAGATTGAAGAGGAAGTAACAAGTGAGAGACATCTTCTGGAAAAAGAGCTGAATGATACCATGAAGGAGCTGAATAAATTgcatgcaaaggaaaagaaagctgaaaagttGGTGAAGCGATTGGAACAAGAAATCAAATCTCAACGTCTTGAACTTGCACAGATGGAAGAAAAGTTGACAGG gaagaaTGCAGAGTTGGAGCAAATCAAGGAAATGCATAGCAGTGCTGTATTGCAAATCCAAGAAGAGCACAGCAATACACTGCAGAAACTTGGAAAGGCTGTTGCTGACTTTGAAAG CTACAAGAAAGCATCAGCTGAAGAAATTTGCAATTTTAAACTGGAGAATACCTCTCTGCGAGAAGAAGTTGCCAACCTAAAAAAAGTAGGCCAAGAGAATCTGCAGTTGCTTCAAGAAGCAGAATACactaaaaacaaagcaaacgaAGAATGTGCAAG GATGCTTTTAGAAGTCCAGACCAAGCTTGCACtaaaagaagcagaaacacagagaaCAAAAGAGTCTTGCCTTGCTCAAATGACTAAACTTCAGGAAAAACTTGAGGAGCAAACTGAAGATCTGAAAAGAGAACTTGAAGCAGAAAGATTAAG GAAAACCGTAAGTGAAGATGTGACCTCTAGCTTAAAGAAAGAGATCCAGACCTGGCGTAAACTGTATGAAGATTTACATAACAAAGTTAAGCCTTTTCAG CAACAACTAGATGCTTTTGAGGCTGAGAAGAATGCACTCCTGGAGGAGCATGGGGCAGCCCAAGAAGAACTGAATAAACTGAGTGATGCATATGCTAAACTACTTGGCCACCAGAACATGAAGCAAAAAATCAAGCATGTTATGAAGTTGAAGGAAGACAATGCCCACCTGAAGCAG GAAGTCTCAAAATTGCGTGCGTTGCTAGCCAAGGAAAAGCAAACCAACAGACATCttcaggagcagctgtgtgCAGTACAGGGCATTAAGCGTTTTGATCCTTCCAAAGCTTTCCAGCATGATAGCAAGGAAAATATTCCTCCAAAAACACCTCTGAAAGAAG gtaataaaaacaaaatttga